Part of the bacterium genome is shown below.
TCCGCAACCGGTCGGGAGAGGCCGCCGCGGCAGTCACCGCGCCGGTCGATCGCATAGACTGAGTCCGGAGACGACGAGATCGATGAGCGACTACGTTTGGCAGCCACCGGTTGAACTCGTCGAGTCCGCCAATGTCACCCGCCTCATGCGCGCGCACGGGATCGACGACGTCGACACCCTGATGCGCCGATCGATCGAGGAGCCGGCCTGGTTCTGGCCCGCCGTCATCGACGATCTCGGCATCGCCTTCGACCATCGGTTCCATACCGTCTTCGATACCCGCCGCGGCTTCCCGTGGACCGAGTGGTTCCTGGGCGGCAAGCTCAACATCGCCACCAACTGCATCGACCGGCACCGGCAAGGGCCGAACGCGGATCGCCTGGCGCTGGTCGCGGAGCATGAGGACGGCTCGGCCACGAGCTACACCTACTTCGAGCTCGCCGAAGCCGTCGACAAATGCGCCACCGCCATGGAGGTCGCCAAGATCAAGGCCGGCGACCGCGTCGGCGCGGTGATGCCGATGACCGCCGAGGTCGTGATTCAGATGTTCGCCACCCTGAAGCTCGGAGCGATCTTCATTCCGATCTTCAGCGGCTTCGCGGCGCCGGCGATCGCCCAGCGTCTCAAAGATGCCAAGGCCAAGCTGCTCTTTACCGCCGAAGGCTCTGCGCGCCGCGGCTCACCGCTGCGGCTGAGACCAACCTTCGAGCAGCTCGCCAAAGAGGTGAAGAGCCTCGAGACCATCGTAGTTCTCGGTCGCGGCGAGCCGCCGCCCATGTCGCGGCTTGCGAACGAGATTCCCTGGCAGAGTTTTCTCGCCACCGCGGCGGACGCCGAGCCGGCCAAGACCGCCTCGATGCCCTCGATGGATCCGGCGATCATCCTCTACACCTCGGGGACCACAGGCCGCGCGAAGGGCACGGTTCACAGCCACGGCGGCACGCTGGTGCAGATCGCAAAGGAAGTCGCCTACGCCTTCGACGTCAAGCCGGACGACCGGTTCTTCTGGCTTTCCGACATCGGCTGGATGATGGGGCCCTGGGAGCTGATCGGCGGTCTCTTTCTCGGCTCGACCGTCTACCTCTACGAGGGAGCCTTCGATTGGCCCCAGCCCGACCGGCTCGGAGAGATGATCGCCAAGCACCACATTTCGGTCCTCGGGATCTCCCCCACCGTGGCGCGACTGCTGCGCAGATCCGGGGACGAGGTGCTCGATCGTCACGATCTCTCGAGCCTGCGCATTCTCGGCTCGACCGGCGAGCCCTGGGACGAGGAATCCTGGATGTGGTTCTTCGACAAGGTCGGCCAGGGACGCTGCCCGGTCATCAACATCTCGGGCGGCACCGACATCATCGGATGCTTTTTGTCGCCGCTTCCGCTGCACCCGCTCAAGCCCTGCTCGCTGGCCGCTCCGGGACTGGGCATGGCGGTCGACGTCTGGGACGACAACGGCCAACCGGTTCGAGGCGAGGTCGGTTATCTGGTGTGCACGCAGCCATCGCCCTCGATGACTCGCGGTCTGTGGAACGACGCCAAACGCTATCTCGACACCTACTGGCGGCGCTGGCGGGATGTATGGGACCACGGCGACTGGGCGCTGATCGACGAAGACGGCGACTGGTTCCTGCAGGGGCGAGCCGATGACACCTTGAACATCGCCGGCAAGCGGGTCGGACCGGCGGAGATCGAAGGCGCGTTGATGGAATCCGGCAGCGTGAGCGAAGCCGCCGCCGTTGGCGTACCCGACGAACTCAAGGGCGAAGCCGTGGTGGCCGTCGCCGTGCTCAAACCGGGTGTCGAGCCCACGGATCAGCTCAGGCTCGAGCTGATCGAGGGCGTCGCAACCAAGATGGGAAAGCACGGCCGGCCCAAGAAGGTTCTTTTCGTCGACGATCTGCCCAAGACCCGCAGCGCCAAGATCCTGCGGCGAGTCGTACGGGCGAAGTACCTTGGCGAGGAAGATCTAGGGGACCTGTCGTCGCTTCAAAATCCGGAAGCGGTCGAAGCGATCTCGGGCGCGGTTTAGGGGCGCCCCTCGTCGGCGGCTTCGCGACCAGTCAGCGCTCCCGGCAGCTCGGCAGGAATCGGTTGATCTCGCAGGCCCGTGCCTGCGCCTGAGCCGCCTCTTCGAGCGTCTTGTCTCGCGCCGACTCGCCCTCTAGATAAGCCCTGACCCTGAGGAGTCTTGCGCGAAAATGAAAGACCTCGGCGCTATCTCCCTGCACGCCGAGTGCCTTCTCCGCTGCGACGAGTCCTTCGCTGACCAAACCGGCAACATCTCCGGTATCACGTGAGTGGGCCCATTCTGCTCTCCGAGACAAGGTTTCGACGAGGTTCACGAACGGAGTCGCCTCGTTGCCACCGAGCTCGATCGCGCGTCGGAATGCAGCCTCCGCCTTTTCGTACTTGGAGATCGGCGACAAACCGCGACTTGCCAGCCATCCGCCCTCCAACAACTCGGCATTGCCCGTCCCGAAGAACATGTATTGAGCCAGGTGGTCGAGCCCGTCAAGCGCCTTTGCGAGATCCCGCAGGCCGTCCACTTCCTCCATCGGAGAACGCTGGTTGTCGATCAGCCACCTAGCTTGCTGAATCTCGAGATTCATCCAGTTGACCTTTGCCCAAACGGATTCCGGATCTGCGGCTACCGCATCCCGGAAGGCTTGCCGAGCGGCCCCGAGGGCCCCCGCGACATCCCCTCCCGTCAGCCTCGCGTACTGGTGATCGTGTGTGTGGAGATTCCCGAGAGTCCTGAGCGCTCTGGCCTGTCCGGGTACCGACTCCAGCGACTCGGTCACCACGTGGATTCCCTCCCGAATCGCAGGTTGCGGATCTATCCCATGGTCCAACTGGTAGTAACTCATGAGCCAGTAACACGCTGCCAGGTTCGACCGGGTCGGGCTGTTGGGCTCGATCGCGAGTGATCGCTTTCCAACCTGGACCGCTCTTTCCAGACTTGCCAACGGCTCGCCACCTTGGGTCAGCTCGTATATCGACGCGTCCAGCTCGAGGGTGAGATAGGCGCCGAGGTAGATTGCTGGAACGTCGTCCGCGACGAGCAACTGCTCAGCAACGCGACGTCCCTTTTCATAGGCCGCTCGGGGATTCCCGCCCAGCAGGCGCTGGCTGGCTCCTCGCCGGCTCTGGATCTGAATGAGGGCGTGACGAAGATCGAGAGAGTCGGGAGCCAGAGCCAACCCCTCCTCTGCGATCCGCTCCGCTGCCGCAAGCAGTTCTTCGGCGTCCTGACCCCGGTCGATAGCGGTTGCCGCCCGAAAGTCGAAGGCCGAGGCTAGCGCCCATCGCGCCTCAAGCGATCCGGGATCGAGATCCAGAGCCGCCTCGCACGCCTCGATCGCCTGGTGTCCGTGGCGTTCAGCCTGTTCGGCCGGTAGCTGACCCCGGAGCACCGCCTGCGCTCCGGTCCGACAGAGCCCGACATACGCGCGCGGATTGCTGCGGCCGATCTCCGCGGCACGCGCATACGCCTCTTCGGCCCGCGCCAAGAGGTCGAGCATCGATCCCAAAGAGCCTCCGGCCAGTTCGTTTTGAGAGAGAGCAAAATGAATCCACCCCTCGAGTTCCTGTCCCTCGTAGTACCACGCCAGATCGATGTTCGAGACCTTCTCGAGAGCTCGCTGGTAGTTGCCGTCGCCAACAGCCAGGAGGGCCTCAACGTATTCCGGCGGACCGACCTGGGCGTCCCTTGCCAGCCGCAAAAAGCGGTCTGCAGGTTGTCCGAGCTCTTCCCAAAGACGTGCCAGCTGCTCGTCGCGCTGTTCCGGCCGATACCGCCGTTCCACCCACTCGACCTCATCGCGGAACAGCCGCGCGAAAACACGCCCAAGGGTGTGGGCCACCTCGGGCGTCTGGAAACCGCCGTCCCAGGCGGCTTGCACCTCCCGCCTCGCGCTCTCGATGTTTCCGATCGAGAACCAGGCTCTTCCCAGGGCGTAGCGTCCACGCCCGCTCGCTCGGCTACCGAACTCTGCGATCCTCGCCTCGAGCTCCGCGATCTGCTCCTCCACTTCGACTCTTGCCGGCGTAATGTCGTGCTTCGGGCTCAGATACTCGGCCCGCATGCGCCACTCGATGTCCTTGGCCTGCGACAGAAGCTCTTCAGCGGCCGCGATGTCCTCTGCCGCCTGCGCTTGAAGAACCCACCAACCGATCAGGACAGCCGCTGCCGCGAGCCCGACTCCCGCCATCGCCAGGCGACGGGCCAGGCGGCGACGGCGGCGTCGCGGCCGATCCATCAGGGTCTCGATGCCGTCACGGACTTCGACCGCCGTGGGCCGCCCATTCGGGTCCTGACCCAGCATCCCCGTGATCATCCGAACCAAGTCGGAATCCGGATGCGTCAACGGTTCAACCGATCCGCGCTGCACCCGCTCGAGAAGATCGTCGCCGGCTCGATAGGCGGCAGACCCGCCGAAGAGCTCATGGAGAAGGAGGCCCAGCGAGAAGACATCTGAAGCCGTGGTCGCGGCTTCGCCGCGCGCCTGCTCGGGGCTCATGTACCGGATCGTTCCCAACTTGGAGCCGAGACGTGTCAGGTCATCCCGTTCGCCCGGCCCGGGCTCCTCGCTCGGAGTCGACGACCTTGGGTCGGAACCTGAGAGGTCCTCGGCGAAGCGAGCAATCCCGAGGTCCAGAACTTTGACGACGCCCTCGCGTGTCACGAGGACGTTGTCGGGCTTTAAGTCGCGATGGATGATTCCCTCGGCATGTGCTGATGCGAGAGCGTCGGCGATCTGACGAGCAAACCCGAGTCGCGCTTCGAGACTCCTCCCGGCCGCCGCATCGGTCAGGCGCTCCCCGGCGATGTACTCGAGCAGCAGAAAGTCGTCGTCGCCCTCTTCCAGCAGCCCATGGATACGGCAGATGTTCGGATGGTCGAGCTTCGAAAGTAGCCGCGCCTCACGCCGAAGGCGCTCCTGGGCCTCCGGGTGCCACCGTTGGCTCGAGCGCAGGACCTTGACCGCTACATCGCGACCGAGCTTCGTGTCCCGACCGAGGTAGACGCGGCCGAAGCCACCGTGCCCGAGCACCTCGGAAAGGTGAATGTCTCCCACGGAGTCACCCAGCAGCGGATCGGGCAGCGTTTCCGCCCCATCCCGAGGAGCCAGCTGGCTCAGGGAGGGAGCCGCCCACTCCGGAGCGTTGCCGTCCAGAAACGTCGGAGCGCCCGACTCGGCGTCGAGAAGCGACTCAATCTCGCGGCGCAGCTCGACATCCTCTCCGCAAGCCTCGGCCAACCGTCGCTTTCGCTCAGCCGGCTCCAGGTCCACGAGCTCCGAAAAGATTTCCTTGGCGCGCGCCCAGCGCTCGGCGTCCACTCGATCCCCCATGGGCAGAAACCCTACGGCTCGAGCTCTCGAGCGAGCCATGCCTTCGCCTGACGCCACTCTCGGCTCACGGTCCGCTTCGAGACCGAGAGCGCTTCGGCGATCTCGTCCTCGGTCATGCCACCGAAGAACCGGCACTCGACAATACGGGCGAGACGAGGATCGAAACCCTCGAGCCGCTCGAGGGCTTCGTGAAGGGCCACCACCATCGAGCCTCGATCTTCGAGCGACGCCCCGTGGAACGTCTCGAGCGTGGCTACTTCCACCCCACCGCCTCGCTTTTCCGCCTGCCGAGCCCGGAAGTGATCGATCAGAACCTGCCGCATCGCGGTGGCCGCCAGCGCGAGGAAGTGCGCCCGGTCCTTGGCGTCGGCCCCGGGCCCCGCGTAGAGCTTCAGGAACGCTTCATGAACGAGCTCGGTCGTGACCAGACTAGCGCCGTTGCGGCGTCGCAGCTGTCCCCGTGCGATCCGCCGGAGTTCCTCGTAGACCAGCCCGAGCAGCTCCTCGCGGGCTTCGGGTGCGCCCGCCCGAACCTGGGCCAGGAGCTGCGTCGTTTCCGGCATTGTGTGTAATCGGCTGAAAAAAGCTTACGAAGCGTACCAAAAACGGCCTTGGCGTGATTCCCCGCGGCTCTGCGTGTACCAGAGTGAGGGAACAGAGACAACGGAGTCCCTCGGGTAACAAGTCTCATCATCTTGAAAGGAAGACCATGACACCGCCGGGACAATCCAACAGACACCCTAGCTCCCCACGACGCCTTCCGATCCTGGCAGCCTGCGCAATGGCTCTCCTCTACCTTCTGGCGCAATCCGTCAGCGCTGAAGACGCCAGCCGCGAGTACCAGCGCCAGCTCGCAAAGGCCGCAAAGGAATATCCGCTGGTGGTCGCCGCCCTGCTGCACGCGCAGGAAGATGCGAAACGCTTCGCCGAGCTGGCGATGAGTCTCGCTCCCGCCACCGTGCGCCACTCCCACGCTCAGGCACAGATGTGCCTGTGGAGCTGCCAGCTCAAGCCTGATCAGGCGGTCTGCTCCGGCTGCTCCGAGCCTGCGCGAACCGATCAGCGTTCGTGCCCCAACTGCGGCCCGGTCTGCGACTTCTCCAGCGTGCTCGGCACTCAGGTGAACTGCGCGGACTGCATGATCCAGCGAGGGGACAACGGATGTCCTTGATGTGGCAGGGCCCTCGGGTACCACCTCAGAACGGTAGCCAGTTTGGAGATCACAAGA
Proteins encoded:
- a CDS encoding serine/threonine protein kinase, yielding MARSRARAVGFLPMGDRVDAERWARAKEIFSELVDLEPAERKRRLAEACGEDVELRREIESLLDAESGAPTFLDGNAPEWAAPSLSQLAPRDGAETLPDPLLGDSVGDIHLSEVLGHGGFGRVYLGRDTKLGRDVAVKVLRSSQRWHPEAQERLRREARLLSKLDHPNICRIHGLLEEGDDDFLLLEYIAGERLTDAAAGRSLEARLGFARQIADALASAHAEGIIHRDLKPDNVLVTREGVVKVLDLGIARFAEDLSGSDPRSSTPSEEPGPGERDDLTRLGSKLGTIRYMSPEQARGEAATTASDVFSLGLLLHELFGGSAAYRAGDDLLERVQRGSVEPLTHPDSDLVRMITGMLGQDPNGRPTAVEVRDGIETLMDRPRRRRRRLARRLAMAGVGLAAAAVLIGWWVLQAQAAEDIAAAEELLSQAKDIEWRMRAEYLSPKHDITPARVEVEEQIAELEARIAEFGSRASGRGRYALGRAWFSIGNIESARREVQAAWDGGFQTPEVAHTLGRVFARLFRDEVEWVERRYRPEQRDEQLARLWEELGQPADRFLRLARDAQVGPPEYVEALLAVGDGNYQRALEKVSNIDLAWYYEGQELEGWIHFALSQNELAGGSLGSMLDLLARAEEAYARAAEIGRSNPRAYVGLCRTGAQAVLRGQLPAEQAERHGHQAIEACEAALDLDPGSLEARWALASAFDFRAATAIDRGQDAEELLAAAERIAEEGLALAPDSLDLRHALIQIQSRRGASQRLLGGNPRAAYEKGRRVAEQLLVADDVPAIYLGAYLTLELDASIYELTQGGEPLASLERAVQVGKRSLAIEPNSPTRSNLAACYWLMSYYQLDHGIDPQPAIREGIHVVTESLESVPGQARALRTLGNLHTHDHQYARLTGGDVAGALGAARQAFRDAVAADPESVWAKVNWMNLEIQQARWLIDNQRSPMEEVDGLRDLAKALDGLDHLAQYMFFGTGNAELLEGGWLASRGLSPISKYEKAEAAFRRAIELGGNEATPFVNLVETLSRRAEWAHSRDTGDVAGLVSEGLVAAEKALGVQGDSAEVFHFRARLLRVRAYLEGESARDKTLEEAAQAQARACEINRFLPSCRER
- a CDS encoding AMP-binding protein translates to MSDYVWQPPVELVESANVTRLMRAHGIDDVDTLMRRSIEEPAWFWPAVIDDLGIAFDHRFHTVFDTRRGFPWTEWFLGGKLNIATNCIDRHRQGPNADRLALVAEHEDGSATSYTYFELAEAVDKCATAMEVAKIKAGDRVGAVMPMTAEVVIQMFATLKLGAIFIPIFSGFAAPAIAQRLKDAKAKLLFTAEGSARRGSPLRLRPTFEQLAKEVKSLETIVVLGRGEPPPMSRLANEIPWQSFLATAADAEPAKTASMPSMDPAIILYTSGTTGRAKGTVHSHGGTLVQIAKEVAYAFDVKPDDRFFWLSDIGWMMGPWELIGGLFLGSTVYLYEGAFDWPQPDRLGEMIAKHHISVLGISPTVARLLRRSGDEVLDRHDLSSLRILGSTGEPWDEESWMWFFDKVGQGRCPVINISGGTDIIGCFLSPLPLHPLKPCSLAAPGLGMAVDVWDDNGQPVRGEVGYLVCTQPSPSMTRGLWNDAKRYLDTYWRRWRDVWDHGDWALIDEDGDWFLQGRADDTLNIAGKRVGPAEIEGALMESGSVSEAAAVGVPDELKGEAVVAVAVLKPGVEPTDQLRLELIEGVATKMGKHGRPKKVLFVDDLPKTRSAKILRRVVRAKYLGEEDLGDLSSLQNPEAVEAISGAV
- a CDS encoding sigma-70 family RNA polymerase sigma factor, with the translated sequence MPETTQLLAQVRAGAPEAREELLGLVYEELRRIARGQLRRRNGASLVTTELVHEAFLKLYAGPGADAKDRAHFLALAATAMRQVLIDHFRARQAEKRGGGVEVATLETFHGASLEDRGSMVVALHEALERLEGFDPRLARIVECRFFGGMTEDEIAEALSVSKRTVSREWRQAKAWLARELEP